The Gambusia affinis linkage group LG11, SWU_Gaff_1.0, whole genome shotgun sequence genome contains a region encoding:
- the dync1i2a gene encoding dynein, cytoplasmic 1, intermediate chain 2a gives MSDKSELKAELERKKLRLAQIREEKRRKEEERKKADQQQKEVSQQQDDSDLEKKRREADALLQSMGITPDAAVAPPSTTPAPKSAETPSETGSQDSDGAVGPRRVTPKLGMAKVTQVDFPPRETVSYTKETQTPAPAQAKEEEEEEEEIAPIAQPVVEDQTENLDQKEEEEAPPHELTEEEKLQILHSEEFANFFDQSTRVIERALSEHVDIFFDYSGRDLEDKEGEIQAGAKLSLNRQFMDERWSKNRVVTCLDWSPQVIFSDNCSLDLGTFSSSLFVSLATPAGSAVMSAAFAKFHPNVIVGGTYSGQIVLWDNRSNKRTPVQRTPLSAAAHTHPVYCVNIVGTQNAHNLISISTDGKICSWSLDMLSQPQDSMELVFKQSKAVAVTSMSFPLGDVNNFVVGSEDGSVYMSCRHGSKAGISEMFEGHHGPITGIHCHTAAGPLDFSHLFVTSSFDWTVKLWSTKNNKPLYSFEDNSDYVYDVMWSPTHPALFACVDGVGHLDLWNLNNDTEVPTASVVVEGSPALNRVRWAHTGREIAVGDSDGRVLVYEVKEQIAVPRNDEWTRFVCTLAEINENRDDAEELAAQRLAA, from the exons ATGTCTGACAAAAGTGAGCTGAAAGCAGAACTCGAAAGGAAGAAGCTACGTTTGGCACAAATCCGGgaggagaaaagaaggaaggaggaggagcgaAAGAAG GCGGACCAACAGCAGAAAGAAGTTTCACAACAGCAGGATGACTCCgacctggagaaaaaaagacgAGAAGCTGACGCTCTTCTGCAAAGTATGGGGATAACACCAGATGCTGCAGTTG CCCCTCCTTCCACGACTCCTGCTCCCAAATCAGCGGAAACTCCTAGTGAAACCGGCAGCCAGGACTCTGATGGAGCCGTGGGACCCAg GCGTGTGACTCCAAAACTGGGAATGGCCAAAGTCACACAGGTGGACTTCCCACCACGTGAAACGGTGTCCTACACCAAGGAGACTCAGACACCAGCCCCTGCCCAGGCTAAGGAAg aggaagaagaggaggaagaaattGCTCCAATTGCTCAACCAGTAGTCGAGGATCAAACTGAGAACCTGGaccagaaagaagaagaagaag CCCCGCCGCATGAGCTGACCGAGGAGGAAAAACTCCAGATCCTCCACTCCGAGGAGTTTGCTAACTTCTTCGACCAGAGCACTCGCGTTATCGAGCGAGCGCTCTCCGAGCATGTGGACATCTTCTTTGACTACAGCGGTCGTGACCTGGAGGATAAGGAAGG GGAAATCCAGGCGGGAGCGAAGCTTTCACTGAACAGGCAGTTTATGGACGAGCGCTGGTCCAAAAATCGGGTCGTCACCTGTCTGGACTGGTCTCCACAGGTGATTTTCTCTGACA ATTGCAGTCTGGATCTGGGGACGTTCAGCAGTAGTTTGTTTGTGAGCCTTGCAACTCCAGCTGGA TCGGCCGTGATGTCTGCAGCGTTTGCAAAGTTTCACCCGAATGTCATCGTTGGAGGGACGTACTCTGGCCAGATCGTTTTGTGGGACAACAGGAGCAATAAGAGGACCCCTGTGCAGAGGACTCCGCtctcagcagcagcacacaCG CACCCGGTGTATTGTGTGAACATAGTCGGCACGCAGAACGCCCACAACCTGATCAGCATCTCAACGGACGGCAAGATCTGCTCCTGGAGCCTGGATATGCTCTCCCAGCCGCAG GACAGCATGGAGCTCGTCTTCAAGCAGTCCAAAGCCGTCGCCGTCACCTCCATGTCCTTCCCTCTCGGAGACGTCAACAACTTTGTGGTGGGCAGCGAGGACGGCTCCGTCTACATGTCGTGTCGTCATGGAAG CAAAGCGGGGATCAGCGAGATGTTTGAGGGCCACCACGGCCCCATCACCGGGATCCACTGCCACACAGCTGCAGGACCGCTGGACTTCTCCCACCTGTTTGTCACCTCGTCCTTCGACTGGACCGTCAAACTGTGGAGCACCAAG AATAACAAGCCGCTCTACTCATTTGAAGACAACTCCGACTACGTGTATGACGTCATGTGGTCTCCCACTCACCCGGCTCTCTTTGCATGCGTGGACGGCGTCGGCCACCTGGACCTGTGGAACCTGAACAACGACACCGAG gTCCCCACTGCTAGCGTTGTGGTGGAGGGGAGCCCGGCCCTCAACAGGGTCAGATGGGCTCATACCGGGAGAGAGATCGCAGTGGGAGACTCCGATGGACGCGTTCTGGTTTATGAGGTTAAAGAG CAAATTGCAGTTCCGCGAAACGACGAGTGGACGCGCTTCGTCTGCACGCTGGCAGAGATCAACGAGAACAGAGACGACGCGGAGGAGCTGGCCGCTCAGCGTCTGGCTGCGTGA
- the LOC122839671 gene encoding plasma membrane ascorbate-dependent reductase CYBRD1, with translation MAMENLRQFLFALSAAGAVGFVAIIFVLRWVLHFKEGLDWNGGLAEFNWHPVLVVTGFIFLQGTAIIVYRLPWTWQCSKLMMKFIHAGLNLTAFIFAVIAMVAVFDFHNSAKIPNMYSLHSWLGLTAVILYGLQLVLGVGLYLIPVTPVAWRAAFMPIHVYSGLFLFTSIIAVALMGITEKLIFGLANPKYKDSPPEAIFVNVLGLLLVVFGALVLWIATRESWKRPSDQTAHSLHTNRGGEDNSKSGPAMSELEDGANCETDGDVRKRNSK, from the exons ATGGCGATGGAGAATTTGAGGCAGTTCCTGTTCGCTCTCTCCGCTGCCGGAGCTGTCGGGTTTGTCGCCATAATATTCGTGCTGAGGTGGGTTCTCCACTTTAAGGAAGGCTTGGACTGGAACGGAGGACTGGCTGAATTCAACTGGCATCCGGTGCTGGTCGTCACAGGCTTCATTTTCCTGCAGGGCACAG CCATAATTGTCTACAGGCTTCCCTGGACCTGGCAGTGCAGTAAACTCATGATGAAGTTCATCCATGCAGGCTTGAACTTGACAGCCTTCATTTTCGCTGTTATTGCCATGGTGGCTGTTTTTGACTTTCATAACTCTGCCAAGATCCCCAACATGTACAGTCTGCACAGCTGGCTGGGCCTGACGGCAGTTATACTGTATGGTCTGCAG CTTGTTCTCGGAGTCGGCCTGTACCTGATACCAGTTACACCTGTGGCCTGGAGAGCAGCTTTTATGCCCATCCATGTCTACAgtggtctttttcttttcaccagTATCATAGCAGTTGCTCTCATGGGAATTACAGAAAAACTTATCTTTGGCCT GGCCAACCCAAAGTATAAAGATTCTCCCCCAGAGGCAATCTTTGTGAATGTGTTGGGACTCCTCCTGGTTGTTTTCGGGGCTCTTGTCCTCTGGATTGCCACTCGAGAGTCTTGGAAACGCCCCAGTGACCAGACTGCGCATTCTCTGCATACCAACAGGGGAGGTGAGGACAACAGCAAAAGTGGTCCGGCAATGTCTGAACTGGAAGATGGAGCCAATTGTGAGACCGATGGAGATGTCAGGAAGAGGAATAGTAAATAA